A genomic window from Carassius auratus strain Wakin chromosome 45, ASM336829v1, whole genome shotgun sequence includes:
- the LOC113063311 gene encoding beta-sarcoglycan-like, whose product MASVQEFPNAPVKKSMREKSIECRSVNKEHNSNFKAGYVPIEEERLHKTGLRGRKGIIAIGIIILLFLLALINLIITLVIWTVIRIGPGGCESMEFHESGLLRFKQKADMGVIHPLHKSTVGGRKDQDLVITGNNNPVVFQQGNTKLSVEEDKTSIVSDLGISFTDPRTQTTFFSTDFDNHEFHLPKEVKVLNVKKASTERITSNASSDLTIKGDGKAIIRGNEGVYIMGKTVEFSMGGDIELKAENSIILNGSVMFSPSRIPNSSLRGDLYFNEGLERYKLCMCADGTLFKVQVKYSNMGCQTSDNPC is encoded by the exons ATGGCGTCAGTGCAG GAATTCCCAAATGCTCCTGTGAAGAAGTCCATGAGGGAGAAGTCTATTGAGTGTAGATCAGTTAATAAAGAGCACAACAGTAATTTTAAGGCTGGATATGTTCCGATTGAGGAGGAGCGGCTCCACAAAACAGGACTGAGGGGTCGCAAGGGCATCATTGCCATTGGCATTATCATCCTACTTTTTCTGCTTGCGCTCATCAACCTCATT ATAACACTGGTGATATGGACAGTGATACGGATAGGTCCTGGAGGTTGTGAAAGTATGGAGTTTCACGAGAGTGGACTGCTACGCTTCAAACAGAAGGCTGATATGGGCGTTATCCACCCTCTACACAAGAGCACAGTGGGCGGCAGGAAGGACCAGGACCTTGTCATTACTGGCAACAATAATCCA GTGGTGTTCCAGCAGGGCAACACCAAGCTGAGCGTAGAGGAAGACAAGACGTCTATCGTCAGTGACTTGGGCATTTCCTTTACTGACCCCCGCACTCAAACGACTTTCTTCAGCACTGACTTCGACAACCATGAGTTCCACCTGCCCAAAGAGGTCAAGGTTCTCAACGTGAAGAAAGCCTCTACTGAGAGA ATCACAAGTAACGCATCGTCTGACCTCACCATCAAAGGAGATGGTAAGGCCATTATCCGTGGCAATGAGGGAGTTTACATCATGGGCAAAACCGTGGAGTTCAGCATGGGTGGTGACATTGAGCTAAAAGCG GAAAACAGCATCATTCTAAATGGCTCAGTGATGTTCAGTCCTTCACGTATACCAAACTCCTCTTTAAGGGGAGACCTGTACTTCAATGAGGGTCTGGAGAGGTATAAACTTTGCATGTGTGCAGACGGCACACTATTCAAAGTGCAGGTCAAATACTCCAACATGGGCTGCCAAACATCCGACAATCCGTGTTGA